A single region of the Etheostoma cragini isolate CJK2018 chromosome 3, CSU_Ecrag_1.0, whole genome shotgun sequence genome encodes:
- the clasrp gene encoding CLK4-associating serine/arginine rich protein isoform X1 yields MWQEARKHERKLRGMMVDYKRRGERRREYYEKIKKDPAQFLQVHGRAYKIHLDPAVALAAESPINMMPWQGDANNMIDRFDVRAHLDYIPTYTPPLLNTSTPEQEMEERKSNYERYRGLVQNDFANISEEQCLYQIYLDELYGGLQKPNEDEKKKLAEKKATIGYTYEDSTVTEPDPESEKDEENSENSESEEDEGIPDIDVEVDVDELNTEQVLDINKMATPYGMAEGDFVRMLRKDKEEVEAIKHAKALEAEKAMYSGRRSRRQRREFREKRLKGRQISPPSYARRDSPTYDPYKRPESESSSESRSRSRSPGPEKITFITSYGGSDDEAAAAAAAAAAAAASAAAATQTAAPHSGHVPSNLQHPAGHSRGSRRRRSSSSRSPSSSSRSSSRSSSRSSSRSRRARRGRGGRDGRRTRTRSRSRRRSRSHSRGRGGNGGAASWRRRDRTRSRSNDRERERDRDRDRRRYSSRRRTRSRSSSRQGGGSRRRGRSSGSHRRGDSGSRSPSQSPSRPNHSPSPHRGAQPSTNTVCDKLRKPDTPGGKETGAAKPKMTPQERLKLRMQKALNKQSKADKRAAQVKIQQQEHKRQEREGELRAMARKIRMKERERREKERDEWERQYGRQSHSPSPSKYGREHNSHRRYVRSHKSLHSSDEAE; encoded by the exons ATGTGGCAAGAGGCCCGCAAACATGAGCGCAAGCTCCGTGGCATGATGGTTGATTACAAGCGAAGAGGGGAGAGACGACGAGAGTACTACGAGAAGATA AAAAAAGATCCAGCTCAGTTTCTCCAGGTTCATGGCCGAGCCTACAAGATCCATCTGGATCCTGCTGTGGCACTGGCTGCAGAGAGCCCAATCAACAT gATGCCATGGCAAGGAGATGCCAACAACATGATTGACAGGTTTGATGTACGGGCTCACTTAGACTACATCCCCACCTACACACCTCCATTGCTCAACACTTC AACCCCAGagcaggagatggaggagagaaagtCCAATTATGAGCGATACAGAGGCCTAGTGCAGAATGACTTTGCCAACA TCTCTGAGGAGCAGTGTCTATACCAGATATACTTGGATGAGCTGTACGGTGGCCTGCAGAAACCAAATGAGGACGAGAAGAAAAA ACTGGCTGAAAAGAAGGCCACTATTGGTTACACCTATGAAGATAGCACTGTGACAGAGCCCGACCCTGAGtcagaaaaagatgaagaaaattcAGAAAACAGTGAATCCGAAGAGGATGAGGGCATCCCAGATATTG ATGTGGAGGTTGATGTGGATGAGCTGAACACGGAACAAGTGTTGGACATCAACAAAATGGCAACCCCATATGGAATGGCTGAAGGAGACTTTGTTAG GATGTTGAGGAAAGACAAGGAGGAAGTGGAGGCCATCAAACATGCCAAGGCCTTGGAGGCGGAGAAGGCCATGTATTCT GGCCGGCGTTCTCGCAGACAAAGGAGAGAGTTTAGAGAGAAGAGACTTAAAGGTAGACAGATCAGCCCACCAAG CTATGCCAGGAGAGACAGCCCAACATATGATCCCTATAAACG GCCAGAGTCGGAGTCTAGCTCTGAGTCGCGGTCACGCTCTCGTTCTCCCGGTCCAGAGAAGATCACCTTCATCACCAGCTACGGAGGCAGCGATGAtgaggctgcagcagcagcagcagcagctgcagctgctgcagcatcagcagcagcagcaacgcAAACAGCCGCTCCTCACTCTGGACACGTCCCATCCAACTTGCAGCACCCTGCAGGTCATAGCAGGGGCTCCCG GAGACGAAGGTCATCCTCCAGTcgctccccttcctcctcctcccgctCCTCATCTCGGTCTTCCTCCCGCTCTTCTTCCCGTTCCCGTCGTGCCAGACGGGGACGCGGGGGAAGAGACGGGCGGCGAACCCGGACCCGATCACGGTCGAGACGCCGTTCCAGATCTCACTCCCGGGGTAGAGGAGGAAACGGAGGGGCCGCATCCTGGAGGAGACGTGACCGGACACGATCGCGGTCTAacgacagagagcgagagagggacagGGACCGTGACAGGAGACGATACTCGTCGCGCAGACGGACAAG GTCCCGTTCCAGCTCACGGCAGGGGGGCGGGTCGAGGCGAAGGGGGCGGAGCAGTGGAAGCCACCGGCGGGGAGACAGCGGTAGCCGCAGTCCCTCTCAGTCCCCCAGTCGCCCTAACCACAGTCCCTCCCCTCACAGAGGAGCCCAGCCCTCTACCAACACCGTCTGTGACAAGCTAAGAAA GCCTGATACTCCGGGTGGTAAAGAGACGGGAGCTGCCAAA CCCAAGATGACCCCACAGGAGCGCCTGAAGCTACGAATGCAGAAGGCGCTCAACAAGCAGT CCAAGGCGGATAAACGAGCTGCTCAGGTTAAGATCCAGCAGCAGGAACACAAACgacag gaGCGAGAGGGAGAGCTACGAGCCATGGCACGCAAGATACGCATGAA GGAGCGTGAGAGAcgtgagaaagagagggatgaatGGGAAAGACAGTACGGGCGACAGAGCCACTCGCCTTCTCCTTCTAAATATG GCCGAGAGCACAACTCACACAGAAGGTATGTGAGAAGCCACAAGAGTCTGCACAGCTCCGATGAAGCAGAATGA
- the znf296 gene encoding zinc finger protein 296 has protein sequence MSRRKLGSRPQHLSAIQDATDMADGATSSDVRPPPPSPRPQSQAPGEGGDLLTCGQCSQAFPLAHILAFIQHKQGDCSSRNQAPNGNATPPSPANRSQLRVANAELGPGFIELRRGGRACGEEPGVKLKAEHSKAVSEEPSYFTCQQCEGVFPSAWLLLQHAQHAHSFSIYQEDEEDDTDMRGGRRGLKEHKAATATLDPRHLSQALASAFQPSALRLSRSRQTHTASSFINTQALNFSVRLRELAEGNNNTTGSSPGSLVLSPSSSPPAASPFPQTSAPQTDLHCELCDQNFQSLRALSAHRRTHSCDRPYHCGVCGQAFAQSGQLARHIRSHHREAGGGGSGYESVEMVVMEEDVGRQGMRGRFQMPPVGINMGKGVVGAELRAQGPSELDLTLPKHPSVASGLMLLTSQVRPADRELLRLYRCQREGGEGGEEEAEGQGEPRHTSPCASPSEGSLESGETGGSGESGIASGNCTPKRPEMGDRVRGVGEWENEGGEIIERETEWSSANVSEVLQEWQMENEWRSVGGGVSGRGNNNNNNTTTTTTTTAGSAGKKKKDEACEYCGKQFRNSSNLTVHRRSHTGERPYRCGLCNYACAQSSKLTRHMKTHGAQGAKASFLCQLCSVPFTVYATLEKHLKKVHGLSHASVGAYAQASAADTLAAIKACGEAAVVVKMEEEDTSLDQIEMEGKIQSDEMKNMELKEGQSQEEHVENTGSPAVMADLPTESNAEVSLALTSAP, from the exons ATGTCCAGGCGCAAACTTGGAAGCAGACCGCAGCACCTGAGTGCAATTCAAG ATGCCACTGACATGGCGGATGGCGCCACTTCATCAGACGTCCGgcctcctccaccttctcctcGCCCCCAGAGCCAGGCTCCTGGCGAGGGTGGTGACCTCCTGACCTGCGGCCAGTGCAGCCAGGCCTTCCCCCTCGCCCACATCCTAGCGTTCATCCAGCACAAACAAGGCGACTGCAGCTCCCGAAACCAGGCCCCAAACGGCAACGCCACTCCCCCCTCACCTGCCAACCGATCGCAGCTGCGCGTCGCCAACGCCGAGCTGGGGCCGGGCTTCATCGAGCTGAGGAGAGGGGGCAGAGCCTGTGGGGAGGAGCCCGGCGTCAAATTGAAGGCGGAGCACAGCAAAGCAG TGTCTGAGGAGCCTTCCTACTTCACCTGCCAGCAGTGTGAAGGCGTGTTTCCATCTGCATGGCTGCTCTTACAGCACGCTCAGCACGCACACTCCTTCAGCATCTAccaagaggatgaggaggatgacacagacatgagaggaggaagaagaggactTAAAGAGCACAAGGCTGCTACAGCCACTCTAGACCCTCGCCACCTGAGCCAAGCTCTTGCTTCTGCCTTTCAGCCCTCCGCCCTGCGACTCAGTCGCTCCCGCCAGACACACACCGCCTCCTCTTTCATTAACACGCAGGCTCTGAACTTTTCAGTGCGACTCAGGGAGCTCGCAGAGGGGAATAACAACACCACCGGCAGCTCCCCCGGAAGCCTGGTGCTGTCTCCGTCCTCCTCCCCACCAGCAGCTTCTCCCTTTCCTCAGACCAGCGCCCCCCAGACTGACTTACACTGCGAGCTGTGTGACCAGAACTTTCAGTCCCTGCGTGCCCTGTCCGCCCACCGCCGGACTCACTCCTGCGACAGGCCCTACCACTGCGGGGTGTGCGGACAGGCCTTTGCCCAGAGCGGGCAGCTGGCACGGCACATAAGGAGCCATCACAGGGAGGCTGGAGGTGGAGGAAGTGGATATGAGTCGGTGGAGATGGTCGTGATGGAGGAGGATGTAGGGAGACAGGGGATGAGAGGGAGGTTTCAAATGCCCCCAGTTGGAATCAACATGGGAAAGGGAGTAGTCGGGGCAGAACTGAGAGCCCAGGGTCCCTCAGAGTTAGACCTGACCCTGCCCAAACACCCGTCCGTAGCTTCAGGCCTGATGCTGCTGACCTCGCAGGTTAGACCAGCAGACAGGGAGCTGCTGAGGCTATATCGGTGCCAGAGAGAAGGGGgcgagggaggggaggaggaggcagaggggcAGGGGGAGCCTCGGCACACCTCACCCTGCGCCAGCCCCTCTGAAGGCTCCCTGGAGAGCGGAGAGACAGGGGGCAGTGGCGAGAGCGGTATCGCTAGTGGCAACTGCACGCCCAAACGGCCAGAGATGGGGGACAGAGTGCGAGGAGTCGGCGAATGGGAGAACGAAGGAGGAGAGATCatagagagggagacagagtggAGCTCAGCCAATGTCAGCGAGGTTTTGCAGGAGTGGCAGATGGAGAATGAGTGGAGGAGTGTAGGAGGAGGTGTCAGCGGcagaggaaacaacaacaacaacaacaccaccaccaccactactactactgccGGTTCAgctggaaagaagaagaaagacgaAGCGTGTGAATACTGTGGTAAACAGTTTAGGAACAGCAGCAACCTTACTGTGCACCGCCGCAGCCACACAGGTGAGCGTCCATACCGCTGTGGCCTCTGCAACTATGCTTGCGCTCAGAGCTCAAAGTTAACGCGCCACATGAAGACCCACGGCGCGCAGGGAGCCAAGGCGTCCTTTTTGTGTCAGCTGTGCTCGGTCCCCTTCACTGTTTACGCCACTCTGGAGAAACACCTGAAGAAAGTTCACGGCCTGAGCCACGCCAGCGTGGGAGCTTACGCACAGGCCAGCGCTGCAGACACTTTGGCTGCCATTAAAGCTTGTGGAGAAGCAGCAGTGGTGGTAaaaatggaggaggaggatacCAGTTTGGATCAGATAGAAATGGAGGGCAAAATTCAGAGTGATGAGATGAAAAACATGGAGTTGAAGGAGGGGCAAAGCCAAGAGGAGCATGTGGAGAACACAGGGAGTCCAGCCGTAATGGCTGATCTCCCAACCGAGAGCAATGCAGAGGTGAGCTTAGCTTTAACTTCTGCGCCATGA
- the clasrp gene encoding CLK4-associating serine/arginine rich protein isoform X2: protein MWQEARKHERKLRGMMVDYKRRGERRREYYEKIKKDPAQFLQVHGRAYKIHLDPAVALAAESPINMMPWQGDANNMIDRFDVRAHLDYIPTYTPPLLNTSTPEQEMEERKSNYERYRGLVQNDFANISEEQCLYQIYLDELYGGLQKPNEDEKKKLAEKKATIGYTYEDSTVTEPDPESEKDEENSENSESEEDEGIPDIDVEVDVDELNTEQVLDINKMATPYGMAEGDFVRMLRKDKEEVEAIKHAKALEAEKAMYSGRRSRRQRREFREKRLKGRQISPPSYARRDSPTYDPYKRPESESSSESRSRSRSPGPEKITFITSYGGSDDEAAAAAAAAAAAAASAAAATQTAAPHSGHVPSNLQHPAGHSRGSRRRRSSSSRSPSSSSRSSSRSSSRSSSRSRRARRGRGGRDGRRTRTRSRSRRRSRSHSRGRGGNGGAASWRRRDRTRSRSNDRERERDRDRDRRRYSSRRRTRSRSSSRQGGGSRRRGRSSGSHRRGDSGSRSPSQSPSRPNHSPSPHRGAQPSTNTVCDKLRKPDTPGGKETGAAKPKMTPQERLKLRMQKALNKQSKADKRAAQVKIQQQEHKRQEREGELRAMARKIRMKERERREKERDEWERQYGRQSHSPSPSKYGREHNSHRRRSRSRSRSRSPYNRY from the exons ATGTGGCAAGAGGCCCGCAAACATGAGCGCAAGCTCCGTGGCATGATGGTTGATTACAAGCGAAGAGGGGAGAGACGACGAGAGTACTACGAGAAGATA AAAAAAGATCCAGCTCAGTTTCTCCAGGTTCATGGCCGAGCCTACAAGATCCATCTGGATCCTGCTGTGGCACTGGCTGCAGAGAGCCCAATCAACAT gATGCCATGGCAAGGAGATGCCAACAACATGATTGACAGGTTTGATGTACGGGCTCACTTAGACTACATCCCCACCTACACACCTCCATTGCTCAACACTTC AACCCCAGagcaggagatggaggagagaaagtCCAATTATGAGCGATACAGAGGCCTAGTGCAGAATGACTTTGCCAACA TCTCTGAGGAGCAGTGTCTATACCAGATATACTTGGATGAGCTGTACGGTGGCCTGCAGAAACCAAATGAGGACGAGAAGAAAAA ACTGGCTGAAAAGAAGGCCACTATTGGTTACACCTATGAAGATAGCACTGTGACAGAGCCCGACCCTGAGtcagaaaaagatgaagaaaattcAGAAAACAGTGAATCCGAAGAGGATGAGGGCATCCCAGATATTG ATGTGGAGGTTGATGTGGATGAGCTGAACACGGAACAAGTGTTGGACATCAACAAAATGGCAACCCCATATGGAATGGCTGAAGGAGACTTTGTTAG GATGTTGAGGAAAGACAAGGAGGAAGTGGAGGCCATCAAACATGCCAAGGCCTTGGAGGCGGAGAAGGCCATGTATTCT GGCCGGCGTTCTCGCAGACAAAGGAGAGAGTTTAGAGAGAAGAGACTTAAAGGTAGACAGATCAGCCCACCAAG CTATGCCAGGAGAGACAGCCCAACATATGATCCCTATAAACG GCCAGAGTCGGAGTCTAGCTCTGAGTCGCGGTCACGCTCTCGTTCTCCCGGTCCAGAGAAGATCACCTTCATCACCAGCTACGGAGGCAGCGATGAtgaggctgcagcagcagcagcagcagctgcagctgctgcagcatcagcagcagcagcaacgcAAACAGCCGCTCCTCACTCTGGACACGTCCCATCCAACTTGCAGCACCCTGCAGGTCATAGCAGGGGCTCCCG GAGACGAAGGTCATCCTCCAGTcgctccccttcctcctcctcccgctCCTCATCTCGGTCTTCCTCCCGCTCTTCTTCCCGTTCCCGTCGTGCCAGACGGGGACGCGGGGGAAGAGACGGGCGGCGAACCCGGACCCGATCACGGTCGAGACGCCGTTCCAGATCTCACTCCCGGGGTAGAGGAGGAAACGGAGGGGCCGCATCCTGGAGGAGACGTGACCGGACACGATCGCGGTCTAacgacagagagcgagagagggacagGGACCGTGACAGGAGACGATACTCGTCGCGCAGACGGACAAG GTCCCGTTCCAGCTCACGGCAGGGGGGCGGGTCGAGGCGAAGGGGGCGGAGCAGTGGAAGCCACCGGCGGGGAGACAGCGGTAGCCGCAGTCCCTCTCAGTCCCCCAGTCGCCCTAACCACAGTCCCTCCCCTCACAGAGGAGCCCAGCCCTCTACCAACACCGTCTGTGACAAGCTAAGAAA GCCTGATACTCCGGGTGGTAAAGAGACGGGAGCTGCCAAA CCCAAGATGACCCCACAGGAGCGCCTGAAGCTACGAATGCAGAAGGCGCTCAACAAGCAGT CCAAGGCGGATAAACGAGCTGCTCAGGTTAAGATCCAGCAGCAGGAACACAAACgacag gaGCGAGAGGGAGAGCTACGAGCCATGGCACGCAAGATACGCATGAA GGAGCGTGAGAGAcgtgagaaagagagggatgaatGGGAAAGACAGTACGGGCGACAGAGCCACTCGCCTTCTCCTTCTAAATATG GCCGAGAGCACAACTCACACAGAAG gagGTCGCGGTCACGGTCTCGGTCACGGAGTCCATACAACCGATACTGA